One stretch of Natronobacterium gregoryi SP2 DNA includes these proteins:
- a CDS encoding DEAD/DEAH box helicase, with protein sequence MEVAEVLPAFADAFAFEEFNRMQRETLPALLESDENVVASAPTASGKTALAELAICKALDDGGTALFIAPLRALTNEKEDDWDRFEELDYSVYVVTGERELNSRRARHADILVMTPEKLDSATRKHDSRRYDFVTDIDVCVIDEVHLLDADRRGSVLEVTISRLRRLCDPRVVALSATMPNVDDVAAWLDAPEETTFEFGEQYRPVDLNAGVKTYTHGENSFADKYRRLYRALDLAEPHLREDGQALVFVSSRQDTVRAAEAARDEIAGRDIPMGARGDYDFHTESKELENDTLRNSVLDGVAFHHAGLSKNDRDLVEEWFKEGHVELLFSTSTLAWGVNLPARCVVIRDTKLHDPLEGEVDMSPLDVLQMLGRAGRPGYDDVGYGWVVCDTAEADKYRRLLNEGKEIESRLAESLETHLNAEIAMGTITDLEDVMDWLETTFYYERGQSKPEAYDFPNLKGRVRDCLEDLVARGFVETGEAGDLSIEATPRGVLASKYYLRLETAASFAGLCDRTESGRALETGDVLAAVAGATEFESVSARQDERDAVDAVLVGQEAEDLEPGQRKVLAILRSAASGTTPAELQSDAWVIRRNATRLLSALGAFLDRFVGPHAANLSSRAEARAENGVAEDAVGLTAIDGVASGRASKLAKEGLSTPGDVLEAGIDGLADAGLSEGVAERVYEGAQSLPSIEMEWGQFPETIAAGENAVHEVTVRNVGEPARAGITVTVNGREMTSTNSYLRDVDTVPVGVFGADAEELEYTVSVAFPEESLLPVERSRTVDIR encoded by the coding sequence ATGGAGGTCGCCGAAGTTCTGCCAGCGTTCGCCGACGCGTTCGCGTTCGAGGAGTTCAACCGGATGCAACGCGAGACACTCCCTGCCTTGCTCGAGTCCGACGAGAACGTCGTCGCGAGCGCGCCGACCGCGTCGGGCAAGACCGCGCTCGCGGAACTGGCGATCTGCAAGGCCCTCGACGACGGCGGCACCGCGCTGTTTATCGCACCGTTGCGGGCCCTGACCAACGAGAAAGAGGACGACTGGGATCGCTTCGAGGAACTGGACTACTCGGTGTACGTCGTCACGGGCGAGCGAGAACTGAACTCACGCCGCGCCCGCCACGCGGACATCCTCGTGATGACACCGGAGAAACTCGACTCGGCGACGCGCAAACACGACTCCCGGCGGTACGACTTCGTCACGGACATCGACGTCTGCGTCATCGACGAGGTCCACTTGCTGGACGCCGACCGGCGGGGCTCGGTACTCGAGGTCACGATTTCCCGTCTGCGACGACTCTGTGACCCCCGCGTCGTCGCGCTATCGGCGACGATGCCGAACGTCGACGACGTGGCGGCGTGGCTCGACGCCCCCGAGGAGACGACCTTCGAGTTTGGCGAACAGTACCGGCCGGTCGACCTCAACGCCGGCGTCAAGACCTATACTCACGGCGAGAACTCCTTTGCGGACAAGTACCGTCGGCTGTATCGGGCGCTCGACCTCGCGGAACCACACCTCCGGGAGGACGGCCAGGCGCTCGTGTTCGTCTCCTCGCGCCAGGACACGGTCCGGGCAGCGGAGGCTGCTCGAGACGAGATCGCCGGGCGCGATATACCGATGGGTGCTCGCGGCGACTACGACTTCCACACCGAGTCGAAAGAACTCGAGAACGACACACTCCGAAACTCCGTGTTAGACGGCGTCGCCTTCCACCACGCCGGCCTCTCGAAGAACGACCGCGACCTGGTCGAGGAGTGGTTCAAGGAGGGCCACGTCGAACTACTCTTTTCGACGTCGACGCTGGCCTGGGGCGTGAACCTCCCCGCCCGTTGCGTCGTCATTCGGGATACGAAGCTCCACGACCCGCTCGAGGGCGAGGTCGACATGAGCCCGCTCGACGTACTCCAGATGCTCGGGCGTGCGGGCCGGCCGGGGTACGACGACGTCGGCTACGGTTGGGTCGTCTGCGATACGGCGGAGGCAGACAAGTACCGGCGACTGTTGAACGAGGGCAAGGAGATCGAGTCCCGACTGGCCGAGAGCTTAGAGACCCACCTGAACGCCGAAATCGCGATGGGCACCATCACCGACCTCGAGGACGTGATGGACTGGCTCGAGACCACGTTTTACTACGAGCGCGGCCAGTCGAAACCCGAGGCCTACGACTTCCCGAACCTCAAGGGACGCGTTCGCGACTGTCTCGAGGACCTCGTTGCTCGGGGCTTCGTCGAGACGGGCGAGGCTGGCGATCTCTCGATCGAGGCCACGCCACGCGGCGTGCTCGCCTCGAAGTACTACCTGCGTCTCGAGACCGCAGCCTCGTTCGCTGGACTCTGCGATCGGACGGAGTCGGGACGCGCCCTCGAGACCGGCGACGTCCTCGCGGCGGTCGCGGGAGCGACGGAGTTCGAGTCAGTGTCGGCCCGCCAGGACGAACGTGATGCCGTCGACGCGGTGCTCGTCGGGCAGGAAGCAGAGGACCTCGAACCCGGCCAGCGGAAGGTGCTGGCGATCCTCCGGTCGGCCGCAAGTGGGACGACGCCCGCCGAACTGCAAAGCGACGCCTGGGTGATCCGCCGGAACGCCACCCGACTGCTGTCGGCGCTCGGTGCCTTCCTCGACCGGTTCGTCGGCCCGCACGCCGCCAACCTCTCGAGCAGGGCCGAGGCCCGCGCCGAGAACGGTGTCGCCGAGGACGCGGTCGGACTGACGGCCATCGACGGCGTCGCGTCGGGGCGGGCGAGCAAACTCGCCAAAGAGGGGCTGTCGACGCCGGGCGACGTACTCGAGGCCGGGATCGACGGACTCGCCGACGCCGGCCTCTCGGAGGGCGTCGCCGAACGCGTCTACGAGGGTGCCCAGTCGCTTCCCTCGATCGAGATGGAATGGGGGCAGTTCCCCGAGACGATCGCTGCCGGCGAGAACGCCGTCCACGAGGTGACCGTCCGGAACGTCGGCGAACCCGCACGCGCGGGGATCACGGTGACGGTGAACGGCCGCGAGATGACGAGCACGAACAGCTACCTGCGCGACGTCGACACCGTCCCGGTCGGCGTCTTCGGTGCCGACGCCGAGGAACTCGAGTACACCGTCAGCGTCGCGTTCCCGGAAGAGTCGCTGTTGCCTGTCGAACGGAGTCGAACCGTCGACATCCGGTGA
- a CDS encoding tryptophan--tRNA ligase yields MTGDDPLEESESREPFADGGRPDADDEGASTPRADGGTVDEVALDPWGSSAVSDYRKLFEEFGIEEFDEVLEEVPNPHYLMRRGVIFGHRDYRSVAEAMHEDEPAAVLSGFMPTGDPHIGHKLVFDEIVWHQEQGADAYALIADLEANSARGMSWAEIDEHARSYLLSLLALGFDPEEGVLYRQSTNRDVQDLAFDLGAEANFSEFQSIYGFDGETDVSHMQSVVTQMADILYPQLEEPKPTVIPVGPDQDPHVRLARDLAERMRFFKVSKAYASFELEPDEREVVADCYERLEPAAFDDDQLRCTHVAKAIAETPLEELAIDASTLDDLLTKLEEGGMEPVRPRTRFFSRRATDDAFDALIDAIDGEKRVYESHVDAFEIDREKAKELAREVEVANGGYGFQPPSSIYHRFMTGLTGGKMSSSIPASHISLLDDPEDGYDKVQAATTGGRETAEEQREKGGKADECPVYELYAYLLAGDDDEFAKRVYDECVGGERLCGGCKEQAAQLMKEFLEDHQEKREEVEELLEEADIELESPRRR; encoded by the coding sequence ATGACCGGAGACGACCCGCTCGAGGAGTCCGAGTCGAGAGAACCGTTCGCGGATGGTGGGAGGCCGGATGCAGACGACGAGGGGGCGTCGACCCCGCGAGCAGACGGTGGCACCGTCGACGAAGTCGCACTGGACCCCTGGGGTTCCTCGGCCGTCTCCGACTATCGCAAGCTGTTCGAGGAGTTCGGGATCGAGGAGTTCGACGAGGTGCTCGAAGAAGTCCCGAATCCACACTACCTGATGCGACGCGGCGTCATCTTCGGACACCGGGACTACCGCTCCGTCGCCGAGGCGATGCACGAGGACGAACCCGCAGCCGTCCTCTCGGGGTTCATGCCGACCGGCGACCCACACATCGGGCACAAACTCGTCTTCGACGAGATCGTCTGGCACCAGGAGCAGGGCGCAGACGCCTACGCCCTGATCGCCGACCTCGAGGCCAATTCGGCCCGCGGGATGAGCTGGGCGGAGATCGACGAGCACGCCCGCAGCTACCTCCTCTCGTTGCTCGCGCTCGGGTTCGACCCCGAGGAAGGGGTGCTCTACCGTCAGTCCACGAATCGAGACGTCCAAGACCTCGCGTTCGACCTCGGTGCGGAAGCGAACTTCTCGGAGTTTCAGTCGATCTACGGCTTCGACGGCGAGACCGACGTCTCACACATGCAGTCGGTCGTTACCCAGATGGCCGACATCCTCTACCCGCAACTCGAGGAGCCAAAGCCGACCGTCATCCCCGTCGGTCCCGACCAGGACCCCCACGTCCGACTTGCACGGGACCTCGCCGAACGAATGCGCTTTTTCAAGGTCTCCAAGGCCTACGCCAGTTTCGAACTCGAACCCGACGAACGCGAGGTGGTCGCCGACTGCTACGAGCGACTCGAGCCCGCGGCGTTCGACGACGACCAGCTCCGATGTACGCACGTCGCCAAAGCCATCGCAGAGACGCCGCTCGAGGAGCTGGCGATCGACGCGAGCACGCTCGACGACCTCCTGACGAAACTCGAGGAAGGCGGCATGGAGCCGGTTCGACCCCGTACTCGCTTCTTCAGCCGGCGGGCGACCGACGACGCGTTCGACGCGCTGATCGACGCGATCGACGGCGAGAAACGCGTCTACGAGAGCCACGTCGACGCCTTCGAGATCGACCGCGAAAAAGCCAAAGAGCTCGCCCGCGAGGTCGAGGTCGCAAACGGTGGCTACGGTTTCCAGCCACCGTCCTCGATCTATCATCGGTTCATGACCGGGCTCACCGGCGGGAAGATGTCCTCGTCGATCCCGGCCAGCCACATCTCGCTGCTTGACGACCCCGAAGACGGCTACGACAAAGTACAGGCAGCGACGACCGGCGGCCGTGAGACGGCCGAAGAACAGCGTGAGAAAGGTGGGAAAGCAGACGAGTGTCCCGTCTACGAACTGTACGCCTACCTGCTCGCCGGCGACGACGACGAGTTCGCCAAGCGCGTCTACGACGAGTGCGTCGGCGGCGAACGCCTCTGTGGCGGCTGCAAGGAACAGGCCGCACAGTTGATGAAAGAGTTTCTCGAGGACCACCAGGAGAAACGCGAAGAAGTCGAGGAGTTACTCGAGGAAGCGGATATCGAACTCGAGTCGCCGCGTCGTCGGTAG
- a CDS encoding helix-turn-helix domain-containing protein, with the protein MSIDIDRFDERSPEELTELSNPEQVVRFLYENRDRAWKATEIARRTEVNENSIHPVLSRLEERDLVRHKGPYWAITDDLDRLERAYDLHRITRKFDDMYGEEDRDEWIAASENATEER; encoded by the coding sequence ATGTCGATCGACATCGACCGGTTCGACGAACGCTCTCCGGAAGAACTGACCGAGTTGAGCAATCCGGAGCAGGTCGTTCGATTCCTCTACGAGAACAGGGATCGGGCGTGGAAGGCTACCGAAATCGCCCGTCGAACCGAGGTCAACGAGAATTCGATCCACCCTGTCCTGTCGCGACTCGAGGAACGAGACCTCGTTCGACACAAGGGTCCGTACTGGGCGATTACGGACGATCTGGATCGCCTGGAACGAGCCTACGACCTGCACAGGATCACGCGCAAGTTCGACGACATGTACGGTGAAGAGGACCGCGACGAGTGGATTGCAGCGAGTGAGAACGCGACAGAAGAGAGATGA
- a CDS encoding type II toxin-antitoxin system PemK/MazF family toxin — protein sequence MTNARGDVVYADDPFKDGDAGRPWLVVNTSEMPFHGEQYIALTLSTKTWYDERIPIDDEDVVDGGLPRDSSILPWAVASLDPDDIDRELGRIRTELVDESVATLVDYLGFRPGND from the coding sequence ATGACGAACGCTCGAGGCGACGTCGTGTACGCGGACGACCCGTTCAAAGACGGAGACGCGGGCCGTCCCTGGCTGGTCGTCAACACGTCCGAAATGCCGTTTCACGGCGAACAGTACATCGCATTGACGTTGTCCACGAAGACCTGGTACGACGAACGGATTCCGATCGACGACGAAGACGTGGTCGACGGTGGGCTGCCGAGAGACAGTTCGATCCTGCCGTGGGCGGTCGCTAGCCTCGATCCGGACGATATCGATCGCGAACTCGGTCGTATACGAACAGAGCTCGTCGATGAATCAGTTGCAACGCTCGTCGACTATCTCGGTTTTCGACCCGGAAACGACTGA
- a CDS encoding DUF5518 domain-containing protein translates to MTPRRFTPFSSLLGGILAGYLEGPDVSDGFAAGVVAGLVYGILGYVMFLALGGLFMGLVGAPVMMGSILLFGIAFVIVYALAFAAAGGALGSYLNEEFGDEIGRI, encoded by the coding sequence TTGACTCCGAGGCGATTCACCCCTTTCTCGTCGTTACTCGGCGGCATCCTCGCAGGGTATCTCGAGGGGCCGGACGTAAGCGACGGATTCGCCGCCGGCGTCGTTGCCGGTCTCGTCTACGGCATTCTCGGCTACGTCATGTTTCTCGCGCTCGGCGGACTCTTCATGGGACTCGTGGGTGCGCCGGTGATGATGGGTAGTATCCTCCTCTTTGGAATCGCCTTCGTGATCGTCTACGCTCTCGCATTCGCAGCCGCCGGTGGCGCGCTCGGCTCGTACCTGAACGAGGAGTTCGGCGACGAGATCGGCCGTATCTGA
- a CDS encoding IS630-like element ISNagr8 family transposase gives MGGDRRGELVRHLSEEELDRLLDEADDPKVVKRLTFVKRLYKGATYEEAADDVGKSASTGSRWARRWNDGGLGQLTPNFGGGRPPKLGDEEQECLLELLREGQPWKAQEVHQLLDEEFDVEYHPDYLGRFLRNLGLSYAKPRPKRPSRPENADEILEERVADAFDEETETAHNKRPEDEDEGWVLDDDICTDGGTIVGFCDASHPQPYDNSHRLWYVDDPTLERPLVKLDEPAVGCYTLNGESVLTFPEDQSKENICALLEEVREQNPGTRILLVLDNFSSHICEHTRKRAHQLGIDLVFLPVGSPHLNPIEQVWKVLKRNASPIVVASESAFRTLARRLFNTLTDRLGFAKSWIDQFLSPYLQKLS, from the coding sequence ATGGGAGGAGACCGGCGGGGCGAGCTCGTTCGTCATCTGAGCGAGGAGGAGTTGGATCGTCTGCTGGACGAAGCAGACGATCCAAAGGTCGTCAAGCGGCTCACCTTTGTCAAACGTCTCTACAAGGGTGCAACGTACGAAGAAGCAGCCGACGACGTTGGGAAATCTGCGTCGACTGGAAGTCGCTGGGCACGTCGATGGAACGATGGCGGGCTGGGTCAGTTGACACCGAACTTCGGGGGCGGAAGGCCCCCGAAGCTCGGTGACGAGGAACAAGAGTGTCTTCTAGAACTTCTCCGGGAGGGACAGCCCTGGAAAGCACAGGAAGTTCACCAGCTCTTGGACGAAGAGTTCGATGTTGAGTACCATCCGGATTATCTCGGTCGATTCCTCCGGAATCTCGGACTGTCTTACGCTAAACCACGTCCAAAACGTCCCTCACGGCCAGAAAATGCAGATGAAATCCTCGAAGAACGCGTCGCAGACGCGTTCGACGAGGAAACAGAGACAGCACATAACAAGCGTCCCGAGGATGAGGACGAAGGCTGGGTTCTCGACGACGATATCTGTACAGATGGAGGAACTATCGTCGGTTTTTGTGACGCTTCTCATCCGCAACCATACGACAATTCGCATCGACTGTGGTACGTCGATGATCCGACACTCGAACGACCGCTGGTGAAGCTTGACGAACCAGCGGTCGGGTGCTATACGCTCAACGGCGAAAGTGTCCTGACCTTTCCTGAAGATCAATCGAAAGAGAACATCTGTGCCCTATTGGAGGAGGTCCGCGAGCAGAATCCGGGAACGCGGATTCTGCTCGTCTTGGACAACTTCTCGTCTCACATCTGTGAGCACACGCGCAAGCGCGCACATCAACTCGGTATCGATCTCGTCTTTCTTCCGGTCGGTTCACCGCATCTCAATCCAATCGAGCAGGTCTGGAAAGTGCTCAAACGAAATGCTTCACCAATCGTCGTGGCGAGCGAGAGCGCGTTCCGCACTCTCGCTCGCCGCCTCTTCAACACCCTCACCGATCGACTTGGATTCGCCAAGTCTTGGATCGACCAGTTCCTCAGTCCATATTTGCAAAAGTTATCTTGA
- a CDS encoding RNA-guided endonuclease InsQ/TnpB family protein, translating into MEHSHRYHAYPTQEVAEGLEHHLNVHRQLYNHVRWDYENSPEDDKPSEYDQNNKLPEWKHKWAVFSELHSKAAQATVARFHRNLSNLRKKKEKGYNVGRLKRQGPSEYRSVTYNQSGFDLDEKRGRDRFAYVRFSKIGWVKIRYHRPIPDHATIKEVTFKKETTGEWFVSFGLETDEADLPEKPDVDSLDASNSVGIDLGIQNYIHTSDGKTVDWLDLEDEYERLRREQRKLSRKEKGSNNYEKQRREVAKVKRHIKWKVLDYQHKLTTWLVRKYDAVFVEDLDAKGMLEQSHNARNKQDAAWRQFITLLEYKSDLYGCHVVQVKARGTTKECASCGVETAKPIWVREHSCPACGFETDRDANAAMNVLQRGFSKLGLGWPEDTPVETVTATDTTHFESVSASRVVETGSLGVVRESVMIKITFANMD; encoded by the coding sequence ATGGAACACAGTCACCGCTACCACGCCTACCCAACACAAGAGGTAGCGGAGGGACTGGAACACCATCTGAACGTTCATCGCCAACTCTACAACCACGTCCGCTGGGACTACGAGAACAGCCCCGAGGACGACAAGCCGAGCGAGTACGACCAGAACAACAAACTTCCAGAGTGGAAACACAAGTGGGCGGTGTTCAGCGAACTGCACTCAAAAGCCGCACAAGCCACTGTTGCTCGCTTCCACCGTAACCTCTCGAACCTTCGTAAGAAGAAAGAGAAGGGATACAACGTCGGTCGTCTCAAACGGCAAGGCCCCAGCGAGTACCGAAGCGTGACGTACAACCAGTCCGGTTTCGACCTCGATGAAAAGAGGGGACGCGACAGGTTCGCCTACGTCCGCTTCAGCAAGATCGGTTGGGTCAAAATCCGTTACCACCGCCCGATTCCTGACCACGCCACTATTAAAGAAGTCACGTTCAAGAAAGAGACGACCGGCGAATGGTTCGTCTCTTTCGGCCTCGAAACAGACGAGGCTGACTTGCCCGAGAAACCCGACGTGGACTCGCTCGACGCGAGCAACAGCGTTGGAATCGACCTCGGCATCCAGAACTACATCCACACGTCAGACGGCAAAACCGTGGATTGGCTCGACCTCGAAGACGAGTACGAGCGTCTTCGCCGCGAACAACGCAAACTCTCGCGGAAGGAGAAGGGGTCGAACAACTACGAGAAGCAACGCCGGGAAGTGGCGAAGGTCAAACGTCACATCAAGTGGAAGGTGCTGGACTACCAGCACAAACTCACGACATGGCTCGTCCGCAAGTACGACGCCGTGTTCGTTGAGGACTTGGACGCGAAGGGGATGTTGGAGCAGTCGCACAACGCACGGAACAAGCAGGATGCGGCGTGGAGACAGTTCATCACCCTTCTCGAATACAAATCCGACCTGTACGGTTGTCACGTCGTGCAGGTCAAAGCCCGAGGCACCACGAAAGAGTGTGCGTCGTGTGGCGTGGAAACAGCGAAACCTATCTGGGTGCGGGAACACTCGTGTCCAGCGTGTGGGTTCGAGACAGATAGAGATGCGAATGCGGCGATGAACGTGTTGCAGAGAGGCTTTTCTAAACTAGGGCTGGGATGGCCCGAAGACACGCCCGTGGAGACTGTGACCGCTACGGACACGACTCACTTCGAGTCCGTGTCGGCAAGTCGCGTCGTGGAAACGGGAAGCCTCGGGGTCGTTCGAGAGAGCGTAATGATCAAGATAACTTTTGCAAATATGGACTGA
- the pheS gene encoding phenylalanine--tRNA ligase subunit alpha, translated as MQLPEPQVAVLEAASADEATSVDALAEATDLPPETVTGAAFELEEEGLLEVRERVDETIELTAEGHDYADGRLPEVRLYETALEAGADADAVSMGQVIGGSGLEGDAVDIALSNYARKGYGSIDSGEITADPDADPTADAEASTLETLADDADADGVDDDTLESLERRGLVDIVETTTREVMVTEQGVTELMAGLETAETVGQVTPELLTGGDWQDVEFADYNVEADAERFEGGNVHILRQTAERVKDVLVGMGFQEMEGPHVDADFWINDCLFMPQDHPARTHWDRFALEEPTHIDELPEQLVADVERAHREGVGADGEGYHSPWDEDFARALALRGHTTSLSTRYLSGEEIGEIEPPARYFSVEKVYRNDTLDPTHLLEFFQIEGWVMAEDLSVRDLMGTFEEFYAQFGIEDIQFKPHYNPYTEPSFELFGTHPTTGELVEIGNSGIFREEMLEPLGVECDVMAWGLALERLLMLMYGFEDIRDIHGTLCDLELLRNTEVTY; from the coding sequence ATGCAACTTCCAGAACCACAGGTCGCGGTCCTAGAGGCCGCGAGTGCGGACGAGGCAACGTCCGTCGACGCCCTCGCCGAGGCGACCGACCTTCCACCCGAGACCGTCACCGGGGCGGCGTTCGAACTCGAGGAGGAGGGTCTGCTCGAGGTCAGAGAGCGCGTCGACGAAACGATCGAACTCACCGCCGAGGGCCACGACTACGCCGACGGCCGGTTGCCGGAGGTGCGACTCTACGAGACTGCGCTCGAGGCCGGTGCCGACGCTGACGCAGTCTCGATGGGCCAGGTCATCGGTGGGTCGGGTCTCGAGGGCGACGCGGTCGACATCGCGCTCTCGAACTACGCCCGGAAGGGGTACGGCTCGATCGACAGCGGCGAGATCACCGCCGATCCGGACGCCGACCCCACAGCAGACGCGGAAGCCAGTACGCTCGAGACGCTGGCCGACGACGCAGATGCCGACGGGGTCGACGACGACACGCTCGAGAGCCTCGAGCGGCGCGGACTCGTCGACATCGTCGAGACGACGACCCGCGAGGTGATGGTGACCGAGCAGGGCGTCACGGAACTGATGGCCGGCCTCGAGACTGCCGAGACGGTCGGACAGGTGACGCCGGAACTGCTGACGGGCGGCGACTGGCAGGACGTCGAGTTCGCCGACTACAACGTCGAGGCCGACGCCGAGCGGTTCGAGGGTGGAAACGTCCACATCCTGCGCCAGACGGCAGAGCGCGTGAAAGACGTTCTCGTCGGCATGGGCTTCCAGGAGATGGAAGGCCCGCACGTCGACGCGGACTTCTGGATCAACGACTGCCTGTTCATGCCCCAGGACCACCCCGCACGGACTCACTGGGACCGGTTCGCGCTCGAGGAGCCGACGCACATCGACGAACTCCCCGAACAACTCGTCGCGGACGTCGAACGCGCCCACCGCGAGGGCGTCGGCGCGGACGGCGAGGGGTATCACTCGCCGTGGGACGAGGACTTCGCGCGTGCACTCGCACTGCGCGGCCACACGACCTCGCTGTCGACGCGGTATCTCTCCGGCGAGGAGATCGGCGAGATCGAACCGCCAGCCCGGTACTTCAGCGTCGAGAAGGTGTACCGCAACGATACGCTCGACCCGACCCACCTGCTCGAGTTCTTCCAGATCGAGGGCTGGGTGATGGCCGAAGACCTCTCCGTGCGTGACCTGATGGGCACCTTCGAAGAGTTCTACGCCCAGTTCGGCATCGAGGACATCCAGTTCAAGCCCCACTACAACCCCTACACGGAGCCGAGCTTCGAACTGTTCGGGACGCATCCGACGACCGGCGAACTCGTCGAGATCGGCAACTCCGGCATCTTCCGCGAGGAGATGCTCGAGCCCCTCGGTGTGGAGTGTGACGTGATGGCCTGGGGGCTCGCCCTCGAGCGTCTGCTGATGCTGATGTACGGCTTCGAGGACATCCGGGACATCCACGGGACGCTGTGTGATCTTGAACTGCTGCGGAACACGGAGGTGACCTACTGA
- the pheT gene encoding phenylalanine--tRNA ligase subunit beta, protein MPTVDIDPDELRELTGKDETGDEELKEDLFALGLEFEGRTEDGEFELEFAPDRLDRLSVEGIARSLTYQHGDSRGVHVPSTNKPEWTIEVDESVPEERPYVTGAVIRDVDLDEDALDSLIQLQEKLHATMGRKRAKGAIGIHDLTMLKGRDALRASESASSAERSSANSRAAEPRDDGDEPRASPETEGSSTIEYVGVEPDEDRFVPLDSDAELTPADVLEDHPTGETYADLVSEYERYPAIYDDLGLFSFPPVINGRRTEVTTDSRDLFVEMTGTDQWTIDRMLNIVCYALAARGATLEEVTVEYPDHEIVRPDLSTTEKTVAHDRIETILGVDFDPEEVIDLAERSGLEAEKEASDDGDLVYEVTIPPYRVDVLHPLDVIDDLGRAYGFNELEPNYPEVGTVGGRHERSRLERSVREQLVGLGFEDLLNFHMISEEENYERVDVEPDAGVYGAGEPATIKGPYSEDFTMLRTWVTPSLLMVLERNTHRAYPQDLAEIGFTAEVDESENTGIAERRRIGAVLASHEAGYEDAKARLQALCRRFDVDLETPPTEHPTFISGRTASVVIDGEAVGVIGEFHPTVLVEHDLEVPVAGFEFDLAALR, encoded by the coding sequence ATGCCCACGGTCGACATCGATCCCGACGAACTGCGCGAACTGACCGGCAAGGACGAGACAGGCGACGAAGAACTGAAAGAGGACCTGTTCGCCCTCGGCCTCGAGTTCGAGGGCCGCACCGAAGACGGCGAGTTCGAACTCGAGTTCGCGCCCGATCGCCTGGATCGGCTCTCGGTGGAAGGCATCGCACGATCGCTCACCTACCAGCACGGCGACTCTCGAGGTGTACACGTCCCGTCGACGAACAAGCCCGAGTGGACGATCGAGGTCGACGAATCGGTGCCCGAGGAGCGACCGTACGTCACGGGCGCGGTGATCCGCGACGTCGACCTGGACGAAGACGCGCTCGACTCCCTCATTCAGCTACAGGAGAAACTCCACGCGACGATGGGGCGCAAGCGCGCGAAGGGCGCGATCGGGATTCACGATCTGACGATGTTGAAGGGGCGCGATGCGCTACGCGCATCGGAAAGCGCGAGTAGCGCGGAACGTAGTTCCGCGAATAGTCGAGCGGCGGAGCCGCGAGACGACGGCGACGAGCCGCGAGCGAGTCCCGAGACGGAGGGCAGTTCCACCATCGAGTACGTCGGCGTCGAACCCGACGAGGATCGGTTCGTCCCGCTCGATTCCGACGCAGAGCTGACGCCCGCGGACGTACTCGAGGACCACCCCACCGGCGAGACCTACGCCGACCTCGTGAGCGAGTACGAGCGCTACCCCGCGATCTACGACGATCTCGGGCTGTTCTCGTTCCCGCCAGTCATCAACGGTCGGCGCACGGAGGTCACCACCGACTCACGGGACCTCTTCGTCGAGATGACCGGCACCGACCAGTGGACGATCGACAGGATGCTCAACATCGTCTGCTACGCGCTCGCTGCGCGCGGAGCGACCCTCGAGGAAGTTACCGTCGAGTATCCGGACCACGAAATCGTTCGTCCGGACCTCTCGACGACGGAAAAGACGGTCGCACACGACCGAATCGAGACGATTCTGGGCGTCGACTTCGACCCCGAGGAAGTGATCGACCTCGCAGAACGATCCGGCCTCGAGGCCGAAAAAGAAGCAAGCGACGACGGCGACCTCGTCTACGAGGTCACGATCCCACCCTACCGTGTCGACGTGCTCCACCCGCTAGATGTCATCGACGACCTCGGGCGCGCGTACGGCTTCAACGAACTCGAGCCGAACTATCCCGAGGTCGGGACCGTCGGCGGCCGCCACGAGCGCTCGCGCCTCGAACGCTCGGTCCGCGAGCAACTCGTTGGCCTGGGCTTCGAGGATCTGCTGAACTTCCACATGATCAGCGAGGAGGAGAACTACGAGCGCGTGGACGTGGAACCCGACGCTGGCGTCTACGGGGCCGGCGAGCCCGCGACCATCAAAGGGCCCTACAGCGAGGACTTCACGATGTTGCGGACGTGGGTCACACCCTCGCTGCTGATGGTCTTAGAGCGTAACACCCACCGCGCGTATCCACAGGACCTCGCGGAGATCGGATTCACCGCTGAGGTCGACGAGAGCGAAAATACGGGCATCGCCGAACGACGCCGCATCGGGGCCGTCCTCGCGAGCCACGAAGCCGGCTACGAGGACGCAAAGGCTCGACTGCAGGCACTCTGTCGCCGGTTCGACGTCGACCTCGAGACGCCGCCCACCGAACACCCGACCTTCATTTCGGGTCGAACGGCGAGCGTCGTCATCGACGGCGAGGCGGTCGGCGTGATCGGCGAGTTCCATCCGACGGTGCTCGTCGAACACGACCTCGAGGTGCCCGTGGCCGGGTTCGAGTTCGACCTCGCGGCGCTGCGGTAA